The Ignavibacteriales bacterium nucleotide sequence GATTTAAGCAGGTTACTTTTGTAATCTAAGTTTCTTCAATAAGTCAGTTATTTTTTAATAAATATACGTTCTAAATAGTTGTGTTCTATAAATTAATTTTGGGAGGAAGTACATATGACTAGTACAAGCCAAAACAAAAACATACCTGCATTTATCTAAAAAGATAAACGAATAATTTCTATCATCCAGGGGAACCAATGATATCAAATAAAACAAAAATATTATTTTTTCCTTGCCTCGATTCCAAAAGTTAAGAATGAATAACGGAAAGCAATGGTTTTAATGAATGGTCCATAATGACCAGATAAATTTACTAATTAAATTAGCAATTATAATTAAAAGGAGTACGTTATGAGTCTCAAAAATGTTCTAAAATTTTCCTGCTTTGTTTTGGCGATTTTTTTATTAAACGCTAATACCGGGATAGCTCAGAAATTCAAATCTGATACATATGAGTTTAGAGATAACCTGCGTATTAATTCAAAAACTAAGATCGCTGAAATTATGTATTCTACAGATAAAACAATTTATAAAGGAACACCGGAACAAATTGCACGTCAATTTCTTCACGAGAACAAAACTGTTTTTGGTATAGACAATATTTCAGATTTGCAATTGCTTGAAGTAATAGAAAGTCCCGGCGGAAAACATGTTGGTTTCATCCAGACTTATAAAGGAATACCTGTATATGGTTCAGAAACAGTTGTTAGTATAAATGATAAAAACCAGGTAACAACTGTTGCAAACGGTTGTGTTCCATTGAAAGGTTTTAACAATACTTCTGTGAATGTTGGTAAGGAAAAAGCACTGAGTAACGCAAAAATAAAAGCAAAGATTATAGATGATAAACAACTTATTGCTGAACCCAAGCAAAAGCTATATATATACGCGGATTCATTATACAATCTTACTTTAGTTTGGAAAGTAAATATAACCGCTGATTCACCTGTAGGTAGTTGGGATATTCTGATAGACGTAAATACGGGTGATATAGTAAAGTTTGATGATGTTAGAGCATTAGTAAATGGACAAGGGAAAGTTTTTATTCCGGATCCAGTTACATATCTAAACAATACAAACCTTACTGATCAAAATAATACAGATTATACCGCAATTCAAAGCGCATATAGTACAGTAACTCTACCTAATTTATCTGCAGCCGACCAAAATGGTTGGTATTGGATATCCGGGACTTATGCCCGATCTTTTCAAATTTCAGCTCCAAATTATCCACAAGTAAGTAATACAACAGCCTCGTTTTTGCTAGACCGCAGCCAGCCTGGCTTTGAGGAAGTAAATGCCTATTATTTTATTGATGCCCAAAGGCAATACATTGGCTCTTTAGGTTTTTCACCCAAGTGGGATGGACATGATTATATTTATTTTGATGCACACGGAATAGAAGATGATAATTCCGCGTATATTCCAGACTATAAATGGATACTTTTTGGTGATGGCGGTGTTGATGGAGCTGAAGACCATAATACAATAATACATGAATATACACATGCAGTTCATGATGCTCTTATGACAGGAACAGGATTGGGGAATGGAGATGAAAAAACGATAGGCGAAGGTTCTGCTGATTACATGGCAGTTAGTTACAGAAGAACTCTTTCATCATTCCAACCGGATGTATGTTTCCCCTGGGATTTAAATGGAATGCCCGACCAGCGTTATTTAAGTTCTACCGTACAGTATCCTGATAATTGGACAGACTGGTATGCTGGTGGCACAGTTTGGGCTTCTACGCTGATGGATATACAAAACTATGGAGATATTGGGAGAGATGTCGCCCATAAACTATTACTTAAATCATTCAGTTATGCAAACAGTTCTATTATTGCTCCAGATCATGTTTTTTATGTAATGAGAGCTGATCAGGATATATATGGAGAGGCTCATTTAAGTTCTTTGGGAAAAGGTTTTTATAATAGAGGTTTTTTCAATCCTCGAAATAATCCAACACCAGCACACCCAAGCAATTTATTAAATGGAAACATTACATCAAGCACAACCTGGAATGGCATAAAATGGGTAAATGGTTATGTGTATATTAAACCCGGTGTATATGTTAGAAGCTATGCGTTTCTTTTTATTGGTGATAATCAAAGAATTGTTGTTGAAAATGGGGCAACTCTTGAAATTACAGGACCGTTAGTAAAATATTTTAGAGCTGATATACAGGTTAATCCTGGTGGGAATTTGATCTTTTCAAAGAGAGTCGGTGATAATGAATTAACAGAATCGGAATTACCTTCAGAATATAGCCTTCTTGGCAATTATCCCAACCCATTCAATCCAACTACAACAATAAAATATTCACTTCCAAAGGAATCTTCTGTTGAATTAAATATTTATGATATGCTTGGAAGAGAATTAAAAACTTATAATGTCAGTTCACAACAAGCCGGTTATAATGAAATAACCTGGGATGGACGAAACGAGAATGGAGAGTCAGTATCAAGCGGTGTTTATATTTATAAGATAAAATTCAAAACAAGAGGTAATTATAACACAGTTGAAAAATCAGCAAAATTAGTTTTGACTAAATAATCAAAAACCAATAGCGGGATATTTAGCTATCCCGCTTTTGTTATAAATTGGGCAGGTATTATGAAAAAAAAAATCCACTCTAAAATTTTTCTAATTTTTATATTGATAACAATATTTTTATGTAATAGTATTTTTCCACAAATATTGGAAAGGATAATTCCAGTATTTCCTTCGGCTGCCGACACTTTAGGAGAATATGCAAATGTCGTTTTTACAAATAAAGATACTGGATGGATTTATACGACTTTACGATTAATAAAACCTTATGGGGATTGTTATAATAAACTATTTCGAACTACTGATGGAGGCAAAAGCTGGGAGAAAAAAATATTAGAAATAGGTGTTTTTGATATTTATAGAATGTATACTAAAGAACCTGATTTTTTATTCGTAGTATATCATGGTAATAATATTTTAATAACACCAAACGGTGGTAGTAGTTGGGATTCATCAAAGATTGATGAGATGCAAAGCGGTATTAATAAAATACATTTTTTTAACGAGAGAGATGCAATTGCATTCAGTAATAACCGTTGGTTTACATCGGACGGCGGATATTCATGGAAAAAGGGAAATGTTACACAAAAAGAATTTCTATCACCATCAGATGTGTGTTTTGTGAATGATAGTCTCGGATGGATGCTAAGCGGTCACTATTTGATTACTGATGTAGGCATTATAGCCAACACAACAAACGGCGGCAGAACCTGGGCATATCAGGATTCCATAACTAGTTTATTATATGGCGTTGAATTTATTGATTCATTAAAAGGATTTGCAGTTGGTACAAATCGCAGTTTTAGCAATGGTTATATTTATAAAACAAAAGATGGTGGTAAAAACTGGGAAATAGAGAGATATGAAAATGTAGGTCCTTTCTGGGATGTGAGCTTTTTAGATAGTTTATATGGATGGATAAGTGGAACAGGAAGAATACTTAGAACAACAGATGGAGGGGAAACGTGGGAAACACAAGTAGAAGGATATACCGCATCATTTAAGCAGTTAATAATGCTTAAGAAAGATAAGACTGCTTATGTTTTTGGTGATGATTGGAATGGTAAAACGCATACGTTATTAAGAGCAGATTTAAGTAACCTAACTGAAGTAGAAGCTAAAAAGGAAACTAAGCCAAAGGAATTTCTATTATTCAATAATTATCCAAACCCATTTAACCCGACGACAACAATAAGCTACAACTTACCATCAGATGGAAGAGTTACAATTAAAGTTTATGATATGCTTGGAAGAGAAGTAAAAACGTTGGTTAATGATTATAAAAATGCAGGCAGCTATTCAGTTGTTTGGAATAGTAAGGATATTTATGACAATGAAGTTTCTTCAGGAATATATTTCTATAATATCAGGTTCAAGGATCAGTCATACTCGAAGAAAATGATTTTAGTACGATAAACACGTTCAGTAGGTCGAACACCACCACGGTGGACTGTTCGACCTACAGCTATTTAGCTACTTACAGGAAAGGATTCCCGCCAACCTGGGGACAATA carries:
- a CDS encoding T9SS type A sorting domain-containing protein translates to MSLKNVLKFSCFVLAIFLLNANTGIAQKFKSDTYEFRDNLRINSKTKIAEIMYSTDKTIYKGTPEQIARQFLHENKTVFGIDNISDLQLLEVIESPGGKHVGFIQTYKGIPVYGSETVVSINDKNQVTTVANGCVPLKGFNNTSVNVGKEKALSNAKIKAKIIDDKQLIAEPKQKLYIYADSLYNLTLVWKVNITADSPVGSWDILIDVNTGDIVKFDDVRALVNGQGKVFIPDPVTYLNNTNLTDQNNTDYTAIQSAYSTVTLPNLSAADQNGWYWISGTYARSFQISAPNYPQVSNTTASFLLDRSQPGFEEVNAYYFIDAQRQYIGSLGFSPKWDGHDYIYFDAHGIEDDNSAYIPDYKWILFGDGGVDGAEDHNTIIHEYTHAVHDALMTGTGLGNGDEKTIGEGSADYMAVSYRRTLSSFQPDVCFPWDLNGMPDQRYLSSTVQYPDNWTDWYAGGTVWASTLMDIQNYGDIGRDVAHKLLLKSFSYANSSIIAPDHVFYVMRADQDIYGEAHLSSLGKGFYNRGFFNPRNNPTPAHPSNLLNGNITSSTTWNGIKWVNGYVYIKPGVYVRSYAFLFIGDNQRIVVENGATLEITGPLVKYFRADIQVNPGGNLIFSKRVGDNELTESELPSEYSLLGNYPNPFNPTTTIKYSLPKESSVELNIYDMLGRELKTYNVSSQQAGYNEITWDGRNENGESVSSGVYIYKIKFKTRGNYNTVEKSAKLVLTK
- a CDS encoding YCF48-related protein, with translation MKKKIHSKIFLIFILITIFLCNSIFPQILERIIPVFPSAADTLGEYANVVFTNKDTGWIYTTLRLIKPYGDCYNKLFRTTDGGKSWEKKILEIGVFDIYRMYTKEPDFLFVVYHGNNILITPNGGSSWDSSKIDEMQSGINKIHFFNERDAIAFSNNRWFTSDGGYSWKKGNVTQKEFLSPSDVCFVNDSLGWMLSGHYLITDVGIIANTTNGGRTWAYQDSITSLLYGVEFIDSLKGFAVGTNRSFSNGYIYKTKDGGKNWEIERYENVGPFWDVSFLDSLYGWISGTGRILRTTDGGETWETQVEGYTASFKQLIMLKKDKTAYVFGDDWNGKTHTLLRADLSNLTEVEAKKETKPKEFLLFNNYPNPFNPTTTISYNLPSDGRVTIKVYDMLGREVKTLVNDYKNAGSYSVVWNSKDIYDNEVSSGIYFYNIRFKDQSYSKKMILVR